One window from the genome of Anopheles merus strain MAF chromosome 3R, AmerM5.1, whole genome shotgun sequence encodes:
- the LOC121596807 gene encoding neurogenic protein mastermind isoform X2, which produces MSIAAAENAGLGPCELPLPDQWLVHTQLSQSTQSSQASFYAASQSGGQSLGGLGGLSTAATLPIQQHSSSSSNQQHQQNHQQQQQPPSLPSQLQNQITAGAVTPGAAPASQLQSQSKIMNVVVPSVACPPTASKKIRRKPDAKQPQSQINKCNNEKRRRELENEYIEQLGEFLQIKRDMTACKPDKAAILSEVVRTFRHMLEQGNPNLTGSRCSKCSPDCSASCKLHPVQQGEVSSTEPPLPEPSVNGHSPEKSAYFEAVQHYISNVGWALLEINSEGVIECATENVRDVLHYSRTELHGQSIYSYLHTGDHSKLSPILNKNSFELNWDQNEMFYQTPKRTIRTKIRWLLRAPEGANETIEQKQQRLEKYKDLLIISAPVKDDTEESSSVLCLITLPEDDQATIETTTMPQTLDEQLTLKLDTSGNIIDYNSSTLRKQFAGNLTKESIRSIYDLCHYQDRPRLNEHLGNVRSSNGTPHELTYRLRLGGPDVYVHVKTQSKLFRCTKPNETDFIMAICTVLTENEVAMLSADSGAMVMGVGGSGSSSGGLSAAMSGSNINNNNGNSSSSSNPTSSSSSLGLLMPSTSGAVTGGGLNGSNDVVARHMAQITQGVSNMGGPLMSSVLNGGGGGTVGTGSNASGMLGGGGMTGGSMSVAGGGMAGPGGTTPGSAGGSGLGAGGGMGAGAGGMGPSAGSMGSIVSPRSNPNSSSLLCGPNSDSSNFFNTEFELDFPHSTFDMEAVGVGWDSRPDSRTSVTPVSTPRPPSVSAYSPAAAPMCASPMTPYYSGSTMGGMPSPSNNNNGVPGSGGGGSSGSSGGGLMNPSLSLNNNNNNTNNNNTGTPFGTNAFQFPFEDSKEKLQDLQQQQQQQQQQQQQQHHHPHMSPMQQHQSAMSAQQQQMVQRQQHHQQQQQQQQQQQQHLQQHLQQQSQPPSNTHDSERLRNLLTTKRPHSNASSSSGLDMDHDHRNPNRILKGLLNSEEDKDTNGNKLSTASLSQRIPQSVRASTQGSNNGGGGGGVSGLGLATRAGNETNKSGSNNMLLQLLNDKSDDDESDARNRQGPSELLKQLQKVKDEPKEHNPPPLNNEELIQMLRVQSNDRKRPSTEPDEGAAVKRTDNRPSKLRERNKMLASLLANPAKAPMPMQTAMPFNRIIPDIPNSGLARQLANVSSSTAPNQTLNNNNLTTSNNNLKQVQQLNQMRLQQQQQQQQQQMRKSAMPSQSQQPPTSSDIYLNHQQQQQQQQQHHHQQHPQTHPQHLQQHHAQQHPQQHHAQASMLQQQQMLAAQRQQNFSPAIQDAGIGSAGGGSFATTTPATSTQLVSEWDPELNEILNHVIEIAPEGDFAESELNSILGLSPIESSTSSVVPSQSSTQPDIHEKLAINAIQKSLMQYENVSSPLQPQPQPQFSGSPPAYPMHSMAGGANSSGASAGSSGGGGGGSGGGGGGMSSVGPTGSGPGSSGSTGGPGLNSGSSGMQSSQAGPNQNFTPPPVYTQRMRIPQGQLGGGNNPGVPQNLLAMQKLQHQSRDRILQEQQRTRLLQQQQKQQMVVTVNSAANSDLGPPNVTLTRANNVPDSQLSPGFSPSLMQQQLSPSQRTQLSPQQAGFQGNPFNNNPGHRLSPQLQQMVSGFGNAGGNVNQQLSPRQPPFGGGVGGPAVNQPNVVVPGQSPQQQQQQQQQQQQQQQQQQQWQQNANARLSIQQQNPMLNAQLSSVGGFNPAANRQFVGPPQRQRGTLNSPGTPRQQQNAFGGTMVDGGGFPGPPSPSPVGVSAPNFANPVYANQQMRLQRQGSVPPQSTQHLPGSPRSAYGGHGPGPDATGYGMMFGNAAAMQQHAATSPGDFFNRSQTGLNGGHNIGGGGGNSIGGGGGGGGNGGGGGGGGNGPGLSNGTNAPNTGLNHSELVRQELRAIVSGRAHRPPSHSPHMGLSPLGAMSLHGCGPGEGGGSSNGANLTGSNATSTVGSSNGTCGGSLSNASSAMLGGIGGGGVGGGGGSNGGGGTARTSMTDAGTSGAMLHSGGSTAGLDSSMLYNFHLTQKEFFGGNTSR; this is translated from the exons GCTTGGCCCATGTGAACTACCACTGCCGGACCAGTGGCTTGTGCATACACAACTGTCGCAGTCAACGCAATCGTCTCAAGCATCGTTCTACGCCGCGTCGCAATCCGGTGGCCAAAGTTTGGGTGGACTCGGTGGACTGTCAACAGCCGCAACACTGCCGATACAGCAACATTCCTCCAGTAGCAGtaaccagcagcaccagcagaatcaccaacagcagcagcagcccccgTCGCTGCCATCTCAGTTGCAAAACCAAATCACTGCCGGCGCAGTTACACCGGGAGCAGCTCCAGCATCACAACTGCAGAGTCAGTCAAAAATAATGAATGTCGTCGTACCATCCGTGGCCTGTCCGCCTACCGCATCGAAAAAGATTCGCCGCAAACCAGACGCGAAG CAGCCACAGTCACAGATCAACAAGTGCAACAACGAGAAACGTCGCCGAGAGCTTGAAAATGAATATATTGAACAACTTGGCGAGTTCCTGCAGATCAAGCGGGATATGACCGCCTGCAAACCAGACAAAGCGGCAATACTAAGTGAAGTTGTACGAACG TTTCGTCATATGCTAGAGCAAGGAAACCCGAATCTCACTGGTTCGCGGTGTTCCAAATGCTCGCCGGATTGCTCCGCCTCCTGCAAACTGCACCCGGTGCAACAGGGCGAGGTGTCATCCACTGAACCGCCACTACCGGAACCGTCGGTAAACGGCCACTCGCCGGAAAAGTCGGCCTACTTCGAGGCGGTGCAACACTACATCTCGAACGTCGGCTGGGCCCTGCTCGAGATCAACTCGGAGGGTGTGATCGAATGTGCCACGGAGAACGTCCGCGACGTACTGCACTACTCGCGCACGGAGCTCCACGGACAGTCTATATATTCGTACCTGCATACTGGTGATCATTCAAAGCTGAGtcctattttaaataagaatTCGTTTGAGCTAAACTGGGATCAAAATGAA ATGTTCTATCAGACGCCAAAGCGTACCATTCGTACTAAAATCCGTTGGTTACTGAGGGCGCCCGAAGGAGCAAACGAAACGATcgagcaaaagcagcagcgcTTGGAAAAGTACAAGGATCTGCTAATCATCTCTGCTCCTGTAAAGGATGATACGGAGGAATCGTCCTCGGTGCTCTGTCTAATTACACTACCCGAGGACGACCAGGCAACCATAGAAACCACCACCATGCCACAAACGCTAGACGAGCAGCTAACACTGAAGCTGGACACTAGCGGTAACATTATAG ATTATAACTCATCGACGCTAAGAAAACAGTTTGCAGGAAATCTTACCAAAGAAAGCATACGGTCCATCTACGACCTCTGCCACTATCAGGACCGACCGCGGCTGAACGAGCACCTGGGCAATGTCCGGTCGTCGAACGGTACGCCGCACGAGCTGACCTACCGGTTGCGCCTCGGCGGCCCGGACGTGTACGTGCACGTGAAAACGCAGTCCAAGCTGTTCCGCTGCACCAAACCAAACGAGACGGACTTCATCATGGCCATCTGTACCGTGCTGACGGAGAACGAGGTCGCCATGCTCTCGGCGGACAGTGGCGCGATGGTGATGGGTGTCGGCGGCAGCGGTAGCAGCAGTGGTGGCCTTAGTGCGGCAATGAGCGGCAGTAACATTAACAATAACAatggcaacagcagcagtagcagcaatcCTACCTCATCCTCCTCATCCCTCGGTCTGCTGATGCCTAGCACGAGCGGCGCTGTGACGGGCGGTGGCCTGAACGGTTCGAACGATGTCGTCGCCCGCCATATGGCCCAAATCACGCAGGGCGTCAGCAACATGGGCGGTCCGCTGATGTCGAGTGTGCTGAACGGGGGCGGCGGCGGTACTGTTGGTACGGGATCGAACGCGTCCGGCATGCtcggcggtggcggcatgACCGGTGGCAGCATGAGTGTGGCCGGTGGCGGTATGGCCGGCCCGGGCGGTACCACACCCGGGTCGGCGGGTGGCTCCGGACTGGGTGCTGGCGGTGGTATGGGTGCAGGGGCTGGCGGCATGGGCCCGTCCGCCGGCTCGATGGGCTCGATCGTATCGCCGCGCAGCAATCCCAACTCGTCCTCGCTGCTGTGCGGCCCCAACTCCGACAGCAGCAACTTCTTCAATACGGAGTTCGAGCTCGACTTTCCACATTCCACGTTCGACATGGAGGCGGTCGGGGTCGGGTGGGACTCTCGGCCCGACTCGCGCACCAGCGTCACGCCGGTCAGCACTCCGCGGCCGCCGTCGGTTAGTGCGTACAGCCCGGCCGCTGCCCCGATGTGTGCGTCACCGATGACGCCGTACTATTCCGGCAGCACGATGGGCGGAATGCCCTCGCCctcgaacaacaacaacggtgtGCCGGggagtggcggtggtggcagcagtggcagcagtggCGGTGGGCTCATGAATCCAAGCCTTTccttaaacaacaacaataacaacacgAATAATAACAATACGGGGACGCCGTTCGGAACGAACGCGTTTCAGTTCCCGTTTGAGGACAGCAAGGAAAAGCTGCAGGAtttgcaacagcaacagcagcaacaacagcagcaacaacagcagcaacaccaccatcCCCATATGTCGCCAATGCAACAGCATCAGTCAGCGATGtcggcgcagcagcagcagatggtaCAACGACAGCAAcatcaccaacagcagcaacagcagcagcagcagcagcagcagcacctacAGCAACATCTGCAGCAGCAAAGTCAGCCACCGTCGAATACGCACGATTCGGAGCGGTTGCGGAATCTGCTTACAACCAAACGACCTCACTCAAATGCCTCATCCTCATCCGGTTTGGATATGGACCATGACCATCGGAATCCGAATCGAATTCTAAAG GGCTTGCTAAATTCGGAAGAAGATAAGGATACTAATGGCAATAAATTAAGTACCGCATCTCTTTCACAACGTATACCTCAGTCAGTTAGAGCTTCAACGCAGGGTAGTAataacggtggtggtggtggtggtgttagtGGGCTGGGATTAGCAACCCGCGCAGGAAATGAAACCAATAAATCCGGTAGCAATAATATGCTATTGCAG CTGCTCAACGACAAAAGTGATGATGACGAAAGTGACGCCCGCAACCGACAAGGTCCGAGCGAACTTCTAAAGCAGCTGCAAAAGGTTAAA GATGAGCCGAAGGAGCACAATCCGCCGCCATTGAACAACGAAGAACTCATCCAGATGCTACGGGTACAAAGCAACGATCGCAAACGGCCATCGACCGAGCCGGACGAGGGCGCTGCGGTCAAGCGCACGGACAACAGGCCGTCGAAGTTGCGCGAGCGCAACAAGATGCTGGCCTCGCTACTGGCCAACCCGGCCAAAGCGCCAATGCCGATGCAAACCGCAATGCCGTTCAATCGCATCATCCCGGACATACCGAACTCGGGGCTAGCCCGCCAGCTCGCGAACGTGTCGAGCTCGACGGCGCCGAATCAGACgctgaacaacaacaatcttACAACTAGCAACAATAATCTAAAACAAGTACAACAGCTGAACCAAATGCgcctacagcagcagcagcaacaacagcagcaacagatgcGCAAATCAGCTATGCCTTCTCAATCACAGCAGCCTCCAACATCCTCCGATATCTACCTcaaccatcagcagcagcagcagcagcagcagcagcaccatcatcagcaacaCCCCCAGACGCACCCGCAACacctgcagcagcatcatgcGCAACAGCATccgcagcagcatcatgcGCAAGCGTcgatgctgcagcagcagcagatgttGGCCGCCCAGCGGCAGCAGAACTTCTCGCCCGCCATCCAGGACGCCGGCATTGGATCGGCCGGGGGCGGTTCGTTTGCCACGACGACACCCGCTACCTCCACACAGCTCGTCTCCGAGTGGGACCCGGAGCTCAACGAAATACTTAATCACGTGATCGAGATTGCACCGGAAGGCGACTTTGCCGAAAGTGAACTCAACAGTATCTTAG GCTTAAGTCCAATTGAATCATCCACATCGTCGGTTGTACCGTCACAGTCGTCCACCCAACCAGACATACACGAAAAGCTGGCGATCAACGCGATCCAGAAGTCGTTGATGCAGTATGAAAACGTTAGCTCACCATTGCAACCGCAGCCCCAGCCCCAGTTCAGCGGCAGCCCACCGGCGTACCCGATGCACTCGATGGCGGGCGGAGCGAACAGCAGCGGCGCCAGTGCTGGTAgcagtggcggtggcggtggcggcagtggcggtggtggtggtggtatgaGCAGCGTAGGTCCTACCGGCAGCGGTCCCGGCAGCTCCGGCAGTACGGGCGGTCCGGGCTTGAACTCTGGCAGCAGCGGCATGCAATCGTCACAGGCGGGGCCAAATCAAAACTTTACCCCTCCACCAGTGTACACGCAGCGGATGCGAATACCGCAGGGGCAGCTGGGCGGGGGCAACAATCCGGGTGTGCCGCAAAATTTGCTTGCAATGCAGAAGCTGCAGCATCAGAGCCGTGATCGGATTttgcaggagcagcagcgaaCGCGGttactgcagcagcagcaaaagcagcagaTGGTCGTTACGGTCAACTCGGCCGCGAACTCAGACCTTGGAC CTCCGAACGTTACACTGACCCGCGCAAATAACGTGCCGGATTCGCAGCTCAGTCCCGGCTTCTCACCGAGCCTGATGCAGCAACAGCTCAGTCCAAGTCAAAGGACGCAACTTAGTCCGCAACAAGCAG GATTCCAAGGCAACCCGTTCAACAACAACCCAGGCCATCGGTTATCTCCCCAGCTGCAACAGATGGTGTCCGGGTTTGGCAACGCAGGTGGCAACGTCAACCAGCAGCTATCACCGCGCCAGCCACCGTTCGGTGGCGGAGTCGGTGGCCCAGCGGTCAACCAACCGAATGTCGTCGTTCCGGGACAATcgccacaacagcaacagcagcagcaacaacaacagcaacaacaacagcagcagcaacagcagtggCAACAGAATGCGAACGCAAGGCTCTCTATCCAGCAGCAAAATCCGATGCTGAATGCTCAGCTTTCG tccGTGGGCGGATTCAACCCTGCCGCGAACCGACAGTTCGTCGGTCCGCCCCAGCGGCAGCGCGGTACGCTCAACAGTCCCGGCACGCcccggcagcagcagaacgcGTTCGGCGGAACCATGGTCGACGGGGGTGGATTCCCCGGGCCACCGAGTCCCTCGCCAGTCGGCGTGTCCGCACCGAACTTTGCCAATCCCGTCTATGCCAACCAGCAGATGAGGCTCCAGCGGCAGGGCAGCGTGCCACCGCAGTCCACCCAGCACTTGCCAG GATCGCCCCGTTCCGCGTACGGTGGACATGGGCCCGGTCCGGACGCCACCGGTTACGGTATGATGTTCGGCAATGCGGCAGCAATGCAGCAGCACGCGGCGACCTCACCAGGCGATTTCTTCAATCGCAGTCAAACTG GTCTCAACGGTGGTCATAatatcggtggtggtggtggcaataGTATTGGTGgaggaggcggcggcggcggcaacggcggaggcggaggaggaggaggaaacgGACCCGGTCTTAGCAATGGTACGAACGCACCCAACACCGGCCTAAACCATTCGGAACTGGTGCGGCAGGAGCTGCGGGCCATTGTGAGTGGCCGGGCGCACCGGCCACCGTCGCACAGCCCGCACATGGGCCTGTCGCCCCTCGGTGCCATGTCCCTGCACGGCTGTGGCCCCGGTGAGGGCGGTGGTAGTAGTAATGGTGCAAACCTTACCGGCTCCAACGCCACCAGCACCgtcggcagcagcaacggcactTGCGGTGGTTCGCTTTCCAACGCGTCCTCGGCTATGCTCGGCGgtatcggtggtggtggtgttggcggtggcggcggtagTAATGGGGGTGGAGGAACCGCACGAACATCCATGACGGACGCTGGCACGTCCGGGGCGATGCTTCACAGCGGTGGCTCGACCGCGGGGCTCGATTCATCGATGCTGTACAATTTCCATCTCACCCAGAAAG AGTTTTTCGGAGGAAACACGAGTCGGTGA